Proteins from a genomic interval of Ramlibacter algicola:
- a CDS encoding family 1 glycosylhydrolase: MQDPSFPRSRDLRLWAGAECTVNRVGDAWLDQARYNGFEDRIEDLDRLAALGIERLRLPLIWERVAPDGPATANWSWPDRAVKRLRELGVRPIAGLVHHGSGPPQTSLTDARFPELLAEYAAAVAQRFPDIDAYTPINEPLTTARFSGLYGVWYPHGRDDRTFVRCLLTEIQATVLAMRAVRRVNPQAMLVQTDDLGYTTVSGPQLQEQADFENHRRWLGYDLLCGRVTREHPLWDYLVRSGIGEGELQALVDEPCPPDILGINSYITSERFLDDRLELYPPHLHGGNGRHRYADVETARVHGAHIGGFAARLREACERYERPVAITEVHLGCTREEQLRWLHQAWQSAQKLRGEGLDVRAVTVWAAYGTFDWDSLVTREQGHYEPGLWDIRGGGTPRPTALAHLAADLGHGREPKHPVLAGPGWWQRELRLLYPHHGDLDSLEVIGQPVLITGATGTLGRAYARMCDVRGLPYKLLTRQDMDIADPASVAAALDRWQPWAVINTAGYVRVDDAENDPRNWRENVDGPVVLAAECARRGIRIMSFSSDLVFDGDKNAPYVETDEPRPLCAYGRTKAEAEQRLLAVAADTSLVIRTAAFFGPWDRHNFVTQALAAIRRGERWHAAADQWVSPTYVPDLVRTSLDLLIDGEHGIWHLANRGAVSWEQLARMAAEAAGLDHNMVQGRPGAELGWVACRPRFSALDSEKGVLMPTLEDGLVRYLDEVDTALLE; encoded by the coding sequence ATGCAGGACCCGTCATTCCCGCGGAGCCGGGACCTTCGACTCTGGGCGGGCGCCGAGTGCACGGTCAACCGGGTCGGCGACGCCTGGCTGGACCAGGCCCGCTACAACGGCTTCGAGGACCGCATCGAGGACCTCGACCGGCTCGCCGCGCTCGGCATCGAGCGCCTGCGCCTGCCGTTGATCTGGGAGCGCGTCGCACCCGACGGCCCGGCCACGGCGAACTGGTCGTGGCCCGATCGCGCGGTGAAGCGCCTTCGTGAGCTCGGCGTGCGGCCGATCGCGGGCCTGGTGCACCACGGCTCGGGGCCGCCGCAGACCAGCCTCACGGACGCGCGCTTTCCTGAGCTGCTCGCCGAGTACGCAGCGGCGGTGGCCCAACGCTTCCCCGACATCGATGCGTACACGCCGATCAACGAGCCGCTGACGACGGCGCGCTTCTCGGGCCTGTACGGCGTCTGGTACCCGCACGGCCGCGACGACCGCACCTTCGTGCGTTGCCTGCTGACGGAGATCCAGGCCACCGTGCTCGCGATGCGGGCCGTGCGCCGCGTGAACCCGCAGGCGATGCTGGTGCAGACCGACGACCTCGGCTACACGACGGTGTCGGGTCCGCAGCTGCAAGAGCAGGCCGATTTCGAGAACCACCGGCGCTGGCTCGGCTACGACCTGCTGTGCGGCCGCGTGACGCGCGAGCATCCGTTGTGGGACTACCTCGTCCGCAGCGGCATCGGTGAGGGCGAACTGCAGGCGCTGGTCGACGAGCCCTGCCCGCCGGACATCCTGGGCATCAACTCGTACATCACCAGCGAGCGCTTCCTCGACGACCGGCTGGAGCTGTACCCGCCGCACCTGCATGGTGGCAACGGCAGGCACCGCTATGCCGACGTCGAGACGGCGCGCGTGCACGGCGCGCACATCGGCGGCTTCGCGGCGCGCCTGCGCGAGGCGTGCGAGCGCTACGAGCGCCCGGTGGCGATCACCGAGGTGCACCTGGGCTGCACGCGCGAGGAGCAGCTGCGCTGGCTGCACCAGGCCTGGCAGTCGGCGCAGAAGCTGCGTGGCGAGGGCCTCGACGTGCGTGCCGTCACCGTGTGGGCGGCGTACGGCACGTTCGACTGGGACAGCCTCGTGACCCGGGAGCAGGGCCACTACGAGCCGGGCCTGTGGGACATCCGGGGCGGCGGCACACCGCGTCCGACCGCGCTCGCGCACCTCGCCGCGGATCTCGGCCATGGGCGCGAGCCGAAGCATCCGGTGCTCGCGGGTCCGGGGTGGTGGCAGCGTGAACTGCGCTTGCTGTACCCGCACCATGGTGACCTCGATTCGCTGGAAGTCATCGGCCAGCCGGTGCTCATCACCGGTGCCACTGGCACGCTGGGCCGGGCTTACGCGCGCATGTGCGACGTGCGTGGGCTGCCCTACAAGCTGCTCACCCGGCAGGACATGGACATCGCCGACCCGGCCTCGGTCGCGGCGGCGCTCGATCGCTGGCAGCCCTGGGCGGTGATCAACACCGCGGGCTACGTGCGCGTCGACGACGCCGAGAACGATCCGCGCAACTGGCGCGAGAACGTCGACGGCCCGGTGGTACTGGCGGCCGAATGCGCCAGGCGCGGCATCCGGATCATGAGTTTCTCGTCCGACCTGGTGTTCGACGGCGACAAGAACGCGCCTTACGTCGAGACCGACGAGCCACGCCCGCTGTGCGCGTACGGCCGCACCAAGGCCGAAGCCGAGCAGCGCTTGCTCGCCGTGGCCGCGGACACGTCGCTGGTGATCCGCACCGCGGCGTTCTTCGGGCCCTGGGACCGGCACAACTTCGTGACGCAGGCGCTGGCGGCGATCCGCCGCGGCGAACGCTGGCATGCCGCCGCCGACCAGTGGGTGTCGCCGACCTACGTGCCGGACCTGGTGCGCACGTCGCTCGACCTGCTGATCGACGGCGAGCACGGCATCTGGCACCTGGCCAACCGCGGCGCGGTCAGCTGGGAGCAACTCGCCCGCATGGCCGCCGAAGCGGCCGGCCTGGACCACAACATGGTGCAGGGCCGCCCCGGCGCCGAACTCGGCTGGGTCGCCTGCCGCCCGCGGTTCTCCGCGCTGGACAGCGAAAAGGGCGTGCTGATGCCGACGCTGGAGGACGGGCTGGTGCGGTACCTGGACGAGGTGGACACCGCGCTGCTGGAATAG
- a CDS encoding general secretion pathway protein GspB encodes MRPAYGFLLGAIAVAAQAQVKPVEPFGGRPFGAPPDATVPAPEPVGPPGTSVTPPAPPPPEVMARPPMVVTQPQQQPQAGSSTAVMGNAAAPVAPTSVPPSTATAPAPVQPQSQPQPQQQPAAAAPQPTPQTQQRGAPPAPAAPPATTAQPSAQPGAQPGAQSSAAMPPFAPARAAASAPVPAAASAGTQPPVRGLPADAPKIIVSGGTYSSNPASRLLIVNGQVVREGADLGGGVVLEQVTRDGAVLGFKGGRYTVVF; translated from the coding sequence ATGCGCCCCGCCTACGGTTTTCTTCTTGGCGCCATCGCGGTCGCGGCGCAGGCGCAGGTCAAGCCGGTCGAGCCTTTCGGCGGCCGGCCCTTCGGCGCACCGCCCGATGCGACCGTGCCCGCGCCCGAACCGGTGGGGCCGCCCGGCACGAGCGTGACGCCGCCGGCACCTCCACCGCCCGAGGTGATGGCGCGGCCGCCGATGGTGGTGACGCAGCCGCAGCAGCAGCCGCAGGCGGGCAGCAGCACGGCGGTGATGGGCAATGCTGCGGCGCCGGTCGCTCCAACGTCCGTCCCGCCTTCGACCGCCACCGCACCTGCACCGGTGCAACCGCAATCGCAGCCCCAACCGCAGCAGCAACCGGCTGCGGCGGCGCCGCAGCCGACCCCGCAAACGCAGCAGCGGGGCGCGCCCCCCGCGCCGGCTGCACCGCCCGCGACCACGGCCCAGCCTTCGGCCCAACCCGGCGCACAACCTGGCGCGCAGTCGTCCGCCGCGATGCCGCCGTTCGCGCCGGCACGCGCAGCTGCCTCTGCGCCCGTGCCGGCCGCGGCCTCGGCCGGCACGCAGCCGCCGGTGCGCGGCCTGCCGGCGGACGCGCCCAAGATCATCGTGAGCGGCGGCACGTACTCCAGCAACCCGGCCAGCCGCCTGCTCATCGTCAACGGGCAGGTCGTGCGCGAGGGCGCCGACCTCGGCGGCGGCGTGGTGCTGGAGCAGGTCACGCGCGACGGTGCCGTACTCGGCTTCAAGGGTGGTCGCTACACGGTCGTGTTCTGA
- the galK gene encoding galactokinase: MSHAAVEAEIQAKAEHPRAGDGTLEFENAFGRLPTAQAHAPGRVNLLGEHTDYNDGFVLPVAIPQQTRVAMAANGSSHWRLHAAELDRAVEFTLEDPPAEHFASYVYGCLRLARDEGAEIPPLDILVSSEVPMGVGLSSSAALEVAVLRALRNLLGLDLDDVRIAQLAQQAEIQYAGVRCGIMDQMASSLAGTDRALMLDTRSLERRTVALPPGTQVLVLDSGVARTLASSGYNQRRSECEEAARLLGVASLRDVADLQRIESLPDVPRRRARHVFTENQRVLEAAACSDPARFGELMNASHASLRDDYEVSTPELDELVRLLQHHPDVHGARLTGAGFGGACVALCREGTAVGVAADVLPRYRASGHEGRLLVPAHA; the protein is encoded by the coding sequence ATGAGCCACGCCGCCGTGGAAGCCGAGATCCAGGCCAAGGCCGAACACCCGCGCGCGGGCGACGGCACGCTCGAATTCGAGAACGCGTTCGGCCGCCTGCCGACGGCGCAGGCGCATGCACCTGGCCGCGTGAACCTCCTGGGCGAGCACACCGACTACAACGACGGCTTCGTGCTGCCGGTCGCGATCCCGCAGCAGACCCGCGTGGCGATGGCGGCCAACGGCAGCTCGCATTGGCGCCTGCATGCCGCCGAACTCGATCGCGCCGTGGAGTTCACGCTGGAGGACCCGCCGGCCGAGCACTTCGCCAGCTACGTGTACGGCTGCCTGCGCCTGGCGCGCGACGAAGGAGCGGAGATCCCGCCGCTGGACATCCTGGTCAGCTCCGAGGTGCCGATGGGCGTGGGGCTGTCCTCGAGCGCGGCGCTGGAGGTGGCGGTGCTGCGCGCGCTGCGCAACCTGCTGGGCCTGGACCTCGACGACGTGCGCATCGCGCAGCTCGCGCAGCAGGCCGAGATCCAGTACGCCGGCGTGCGCTGCGGGATCATGGACCAGATGGCATCCAGCCTCGCGGGCACCGATCGCGCCTTGATGCTGGACACGCGCTCGCTGGAGCGGCGCACCGTGGCGCTGCCGCCTGGCACCCAGGTGCTGGTGCTCGACTCGGGCGTCGCGCGCACGCTCGCCAGCAGCGGCTACAACCAGCGCCGCTCGGAATGCGAAGAGGCCGCGCGGCTGCTCGGCGTCGCCTCCTTGCGCGATGTCGCCGACTTGCAGCGGATCGAGTCGCTGCCGGACGTGCCGCGCCGCCGCGCGCGCCACGTGTTCACCGAGAACCAGCGCGTGCTGGAAGCGGCGGCGTGCAGCGACCCGGCGCGCTTCGGCGAGCTGATGAACGCGTCGCACGCGAGCCTGCGCGACGACTACGAGGTGTCCACGCCCGAGCTGGACGAATTGGTCCGCCTGCTGCAGCACCACCCGGACGTGCACGGCGCGCGGCTGACCGGCGCGGGCTTCGGCGGGGCCTGCGTCGCGCTGTGCCGCGAAGGCACCGCGGTGGGTGTGGCCGCAGACGTGCTGCCGCGCTACCGGGCGTCCGGCCACGAAGGGCGGCTGCTCGTGCCCGCCCACGCATAG
- the galT gene encoding galactose-1-phosphate uridylyltransferase, translated as MHRLELTKPDGRKLTLYSRAPIDSNLQAPSPFSDPLQGAPHLRWHPLRGEWVTYAAHRQNRTFLPPPEYNPLAVTTSADNPTEVPAGAWDIAVFDNRFPSLGVPQGAEPPPSLIVPTAPANGHCEVVVFTQDPKGALGRLPLDHIELLLQVWGDRTERLGTRPDIRYVLPFENRGAEVGVTLHHPHGQIYAYPVVPPVPARMAQVASEHYAQHGHGPLAEMIRSERETGERVLYEGRHAIAFVPACARYPYEVWIAPIREVPGFAQLESAERADLARALKTVLLKYDGLWERPFPYLMAWYQAPTDGDPHLGMHLHAELWPPYRTKDRLKYLAGTELAAGFFAMDALPEDKVKELQAVEVSL; from the coding sequence ATGCACCGCCTGGAGCTCACCAAGCCGGACGGGCGCAAGCTCACGCTGTATTCGCGCGCGCCGATCGACTCCAACCTGCAGGCGCCCAGCCCGTTCAGCGACCCGTTGCAGGGCGCCCCGCACCTGCGCTGGCATCCGCTGCGCGGCGAGTGGGTCACGTACGCCGCGCACCGGCAGAACCGCACCTTCCTGCCGCCGCCCGAATACAACCCGCTGGCGGTGACGACGAGTGCGGACAACCCGACGGAAGTGCCGGCGGGCGCGTGGGACATCGCGGTGTTCGACAACCGCTTCCCGTCGCTCGGCGTGCCGCAAGGCGCCGAGCCGCCGCCGTCGCTGATCGTGCCGACCGCGCCTGCCAACGGGCATTGCGAAGTCGTCGTGTTCACGCAGGACCCGAAGGGCGCGCTGGGCCGGCTGCCGCTGGACCACATCGAGTTGCTGCTGCAGGTGTGGGGCGACCGCACCGAGCGGCTTGGCACGCGCCCGGACATCCGCTACGTGCTGCCGTTCGAGAACCGCGGCGCCGAAGTCGGCGTCACGCTGCACCACCCGCACGGGCAGATCTATGCCTACCCGGTGGTGCCGCCGGTGCCCGCGCGCATGGCGCAAGTGGCCAGCGAGCACTACGCGCAGCATGGCCACGGCCCGCTGGCCGAAATGATCCGGTCCGAGCGCGAGACCGGCGAGCGGGTGCTCTACGAAGGCCGGCACGCGATCGCGTTCGTGCCCGCTTGCGCGCGCTATCCGTACGAGGTGTGGATCGCGCCGATTCGCGAAGTGCCCGGGTTCGCGCAACTCGAGTCCGCCGAGCGTGCCGACCTCGCGCGCGCGCTGAAGACCGTGCTGCTCAAGTACGACGGGCTGTGGGAGCGGCCGTTCCCGTACCTGATGGCGTGGTACCAGGCGCCCACCGACGGCGACCCGCACCTGGGCATGCACCTGCACGCCGAGCTGTGGCCGCCGTACCGCACCAAGGATCGCCTCAAGTATCTTGCCGGCACCGAGCTGGCCGCGGGCTTCTTCGCGATGGACGCCTTGCCCGAGGACAAGGTGAAGGAATTGCAAGCCGTGGAGGTTTCCCTATGA